One segment of Anatilimnocola aggregata DNA contains the following:
- a CDS encoding type 1 glutamine amidotransferase domain-containing protein, whose product MSTDQPLRGKRILTFVGDIYEDLELWYPKLRLIEAGAEVVVAGEKAGVKYAGKHSYPCTSDVAYAGLKAADFAGLVVPGGFMPDKLRRDPALLEIVRDFHKQQKLIAAICHGGWIPISAGVYKGVRVTGSPGIKDDLTNAGALWEDAAVVIDRHFVSSRKPDDLPDFCRGCLQVLTA is encoded by the coding sequence ATGTCCACCGATCAACCTCTCCGCGGCAAACGAATTCTTACCTTTGTCGGCGATATCTATGAAGATCTCGAACTCTGGTACCCCAAGTTGCGGCTGATCGAAGCGGGGGCAGAAGTTGTCGTGGCTGGCGAAAAAGCCGGCGTAAAGTACGCGGGCAAGCACAGCTATCCGTGTACCTCCGACGTGGCATATGCGGGCTTGAAGGCTGCGGATTTTGCGGGCCTCGTCGTCCCTGGTGGGTTCATGCCTGATAAGCTGCGGCGCGATCCGGCGCTGCTCGAGATCGTGCGCGATTTTCACAAGCAGCAAAAACTGATTGCTGCCATTTGCCACGGCGGTTGGATTCCAATCTCGGCCGGCGTTTACAAAGGTGTGCGCGTCACCGGTTCACCGGGGATTAAGGACGATCTCACCAATGCCGGTGCCCTGTGGGAAGATGCCGCCGTGGTAATCGATCGTCATTTCGTCAGCAGTCGCAAGCCCGACGATCTTCCCGACTTTTGCCGTGGTTGCTTACAGGTGCTAACGGCATAG
- a CDS encoding Rieske (2Fe-2S) protein, with translation MPEFVKTVPVAEIADPGRTLLEVGDRVVVLIHIGGKFFCIDDVCTHDGGPLSDGELDDHTIACPRHGAKFDICNGKALTMPATEDTAAHQTEVRDGWVWVKLREE, from the coding sequence ATGCCTGAATTTGTGAAGACAGTTCCCGTCGCCGAGATCGCCGACCCGGGCCGCACGCTGCTCGAAGTGGGCGACCGCGTGGTGGTGCTAATTCACATTGGCGGTAAGTTTTTCTGCATCGACGACGTCTGCACGCACGACGGCGGCCCGCTCAGCGACGGCGAACTCGACGATCACACCATCGCCTGCCCGCGGCACGGGGCCAAGTTCGATATCTGCAACGGCAAGGCGCTTACCATGCCCGCGACAGAAGATACCGCTGCCCATCAAACCGAAGTCCGCGATGGCTGGGTGTGGGTCAAGTTGCGGGAAGAGTAG